Proteins encoded in a region of the Panthera uncia isolate 11264 chromosome B2 unlocalized genomic scaffold, Puncia_PCG_1.0 HiC_scaffold_24, whole genome shotgun sequence genome:
- the LOC125938806 gene encoding translation machinery-associated protein 7-like, producing MSDHECGKKEPLKQPMKQAKDTDEEDKALKQKQKGEQKKLKELKAKAMGMGLLATGGIKKTDKK from the coding sequence ATGTCTGACCATGAATGTGGCAAGAAGGAGCCCCTGAAGCAGCCCATGAAGCAGGCCAAGGACACAGATGAGGAAGATAAGGCACTCAAGCAGAAACAGAAAGGGGAGCAGAAGAAACTCAAGGAGCTAAAAGCAAAGGCTATGGGGATGGGCCTCCTGGCCACAGGTGGAATTAAGAAAACTGACAAAAAGTAA